The following proteins are co-located in the Rhodococcus opacus B4 genome:
- a CDS encoding GNAT family N-acetyltransferase produces MLKLLGAKQLSSRDAAHVLRVLDADPVAACMVAARVEEGGIDPRMIHGELWSRGGPLESLCFSGANFVPLRGSIDDMRAFADRACRTPRMCSSLVGRAELTLPLWEMLELDWGPAREVRPDQPLLALASTPQCRPDPLVRQVRMHELEQYLPAAVAMFIEEVGIDPRANDGGRGYRRRVANLIAAGRAWARFEDDQVVFKAEVGSVSARVGQIQGVWVHPMYRGHGFGAAGTATVAEAVIAEGRIASLYVNSFNTVARSAYARIGFRQVATFATILLD; encoded by the coding sequence ATGCTCAAGCTCCTCGGTGCCAAACAGTTGAGCAGTCGGGACGCCGCACACGTGCTCCGCGTTCTCGACGCCGATCCTGTCGCCGCCTGCATGGTTGCCGCTCGCGTAGAAGAGGGCGGTATCGATCCCCGGATGATCCACGGCGAGTTGTGGAGTCGGGGCGGGCCGCTCGAATCGTTGTGCTTCTCCGGTGCGAATTTCGTGCCGCTGCGCGGCAGCATCGACGACATGCGGGCGTTCGCCGACCGCGCCTGTCGCACGCCGCGCATGTGCTCGTCGCTGGTCGGGCGGGCCGAATTGACGCTGCCGCTGTGGGAGATGCTCGAGCTGGATTGGGGGCCGGCCCGCGAGGTCCGGCCCGATCAGCCGCTGCTGGCGCTCGCGAGTACCCCGCAGTGCCGCCCGGATCCCCTGGTCCGGCAGGTGCGGATGCACGAACTCGAGCAGTACCTGCCCGCCGCGGTCGCGATGTTCATCGAGGAGGTCGGCATCGACCCCCGCGCCAACGACGGCGGTCGAGGGTACCGGCGCCGCGTCGCCAATCTCATCGCCGCCGGCCGGGCGTGGGCGAGATTCGAGGACGATCAGGTGGTGTTCAAGGCCGAGGTCGGTTCGGTGTCCGCGCGGGTCGGGCAGATCCAGGGCGTCTGGGTGCACCCGATGTACCGCGGACACGGGTTCGGCGCGGCGGGCACCGCGACGGTCGCGGAGGCCGTCATCGCGGAGGGCCGCATCGCCAGTCTCTACGTCAACAGCTTCAACACGGTGGCCCGCAGCGCGTACGCACGCATCGGCTTCCGGCAGGTCGCGACGTTCGCCACAATTCTCCTGGACTGA
- a CDS encoding penicillin-binding transpeptidase domain-containing protein yields the protein MNLRPHSRSRVVQSIALCGAAALTVGLAACTPRPDGPEPAAQAFLTAFAEQDSEQAADLSDRPDAARQALESAWTSLQAESLDARTTDVDVSGDTATVGYTYEWHLPKNRVWTYSGELQMGRRGGDWAVRWSSTNVHPRLGDRQTMSLRSTAAPRARVNEHSGSDVLVPGVVYRVKFDAAQSGNVIGSAQSLASALVTFDNTLTAQSIAESATAVKGDYLVTRLRSDDYEQVAGVLGAIPGVSVSDEADLVATDRNFAPDLVGQVKKTVIDEVDGKAGWSVVTVNQNGVDTDVLTETAPQTSPSFSISLDRPIQIAAQNAVNARTDQTMMVVIQPSTGDVLAVAQNKAADKDGPVALTGLYPPGSTFKIITAGAAISSGIATPDTMVPCPGRIDIGERSVPNYNEFALGTVPMATAFARSCNTSFAKLASEMQPDALTVAASQYGIGPDYEVVGLPTDSGSVPPADDLVQRTEDGFGQGKVVVSPFGMALAAATIAHGTTPVPRLIAGRETKIDGEHPPISPEMVDGLRGMMRLVVTSGTAERIEDQGEVYGKTGEAEVEGGSHAWFVGYRGDLAFATLVVRGGSSDNAVAVTRDMFAALPEGY from the coding sequence ATGAACCTGCGGCCACACTCTCGCTCCCGCGTCGTCCAGTCGATCGCCCTCTGCGGCGCCGCTGCGCTGACGGTGGGTCTCGCCGCGTGCACGCCTAGACCGGACGGTCCGGAACCGGCGGCGCAGGCGTTTCTGACGGCGTTCGCCGAGCAGGATTCGGAGCAGGCCGCCGACCTGTCGGATCGCCCGGACGCCGCGCGTCAGGCCCTCGAGTCCGCGTGGACGTCGCTGCAGGCCGAGTCGCTCGACGCCCGGACGACGGACGTCGACGTCAGCGGTGACACGGCCACCGTCGGGTACACCTACGAATGGCATCTGCCGAAGAACCGGGTCTGGACGTACTCGGGTGAACTGCAGATGGGTCGGCGCGGCGGCGACTGGGCCGTGCGGTGGAGTTCCACCAACGTCCATCCCCGGCTCGGGGACCGGCAGACGATGTCACTGCGGTCCACCGCGGCCCCTCGGGCGCGGGTGAACGAGCATTCCGGTTCGGACGTCCTCGTCCCCGGCGTGGTGTACCGGGTGAAGTTCGATGCGGCGCAGTCGGGCAACGTGATCGGCAGCGCCCAGTCCCTCGCGTCGGCGCTCGTCACGTTCGACAACACGCTCACCGCGCAGTCGATCGCCGAATCGGCGACGGCGGTCAAGGGCGACTACCTCGTCACCCGGTTGCGGTCGGACGACTACGAACAGGTCGCCGGTGTGCTCGGCGCCATTCCCGGGGTGAGCGTGTCCGACGAGGCGGACCTCGTGGCCACCGACCGGAATTTCGCTCCGGATCTGGTCGGTCAGGTGAAGAAGACCGTGATCGACGAGGTCGACGGCAAGGCCGGCTGGAGCGTGGTCACGGTCAACCAGAACGGTGTGGACACGGATGTGCTCACCGAGACCGCGCCGCAGACGTCCCCGTCATTCTCGATCAGCCTGGACCGTCCCATCCAGATCGCCGCGCAGAACGCCGTCAACGCCCGCACCGACCAGACGATGATGGTCGTCATCCAGCCGTCGACCGGCGACGTGCTGGCCGTCGCGCAGAACAAGGCGGCGGACAAGGACGGACCGGTTGCGCTCACCGGCCTGTATCCGCCCGGTTCGACGTTCAAGATCATCACCGCCGGCGCCGCGATCTCCTCGGGCATCGCGACACCCGACACGATGGTGCCGTGTCCCGGGCGCATCGACATCGGTGAACGCAGCGTCCCGAACTACAACGAATTCGCGCTCGGCACGGTGCCCATGGCGACGGCGTTCGCCCGTTCCTGCAACACCTCGTTCGCGAAACTCGCCAGCGAGATGCAGCCCGACGCACTGACCGTCGCCGCCTCGCAGTACGGAATCGGGCCCGACTACGAAGTGGTCGGCCTGCCCACCGACTCGGGTTCGGTGCCGCCCGCCGACGACCTGGTGCAGCGGACCGAGGACGGGTTCGGGCAGGGCAAGGTGGTGGTCAGTCCGTTCGGAATGGCGTTGGCCGCGGCGACCATCGCACACGGCACGACGCCCGTGCCGCGGTTGATCGCGGGACGGGAGACCAAGATCGACGGGGAGCATCCGCCGATCAGCCCGGAGATGGTCGACGGGCTGCGCGGAATGATGCGCCTCGTCGTGACGAGCGGTACCGCCGAGCGGATCGAAGATCAGGGCGAGGTGTACGGCAAGACCGGTGAGGCCGAGGTCGAGGGCGGCTCGCACGCCTGGTTCGTCGGATACCGCGGCGACCTGGCATTCGCGACATTGGTGGTGCGGGGCGGCAGTTCCGACAACGCCGTCGCCGTCACCCGCGACATGTTCGCCGCCCTGCCCGAGGGGTACTGA
- a CDS encoding GyrI-like domain-containing protein: MSFEIIERGETLVAGLPVRSPQRALGKLSDPRLDRAWTRVLHHEVGGPLASTYIDFAPDVESYYTQIVGYECATVDDATRGHVISRIPPGTYAKFTSRGMFPDVMLRLWAQVSEAESNGDIERTYTGDLEAYPHAYAVDLYIPIHVDEAVRPSSATGEKQ; this comes from the coding sequence ATGTCATTCGAGATCATCGAGCGCGGCGAAACCCTGGTGGCCGGGCTGCCCGTGCGCAGCCCCCAGCGGGCCTTGGGAAAGCTGAGCGACCCTCGTCTCGACCGCGCCTGGACGAGGGTGCTCCACCACGAGGTCGGGGGACCGCTCGCCTCCACCTACATCGACTTCGCGCCCGACGTCGAGTCGTATTACACCCAGATCGTCGGGTACGAGTGCGCGACGGTGGACGACGCCACCCGGGGTCACGTCATTTCGCGGATCCCGCCCGGCACCTACGCGAAGTTCACCTCGCGGGGCATGTTCCCGGACGTGATGCTGCGGCTGTGGGCGCAGGTCAGCGAGGCGGAGTCGAACGGCGACATCGAGCGGACGTACACCGGCGACCTCGAGGCGTATCCACACGCCTACGCCGTCGACCTGTACATCCCGATCCATGTGGACGAGGCCGTCCGACCGTCGAGTGCAACAGGTGAGAAGCAATGA
- a CDS encoding APC family permease, translating to MGSTADATNSNAPGSNSPEQPSLKRVMGPGLLLLFIVGDILGTGIYALTGKVANQVGGAVWLPFLVAFLVAIITAFSYLELVTKYPKAAGAALYTHKAFGVHFLTYMVAFAVMCSGITSASTASRAFAANFVEAFHLDFSTGIGITLLGLGFMTLVGLVNFRGVSESVKTNVVLTCVELSGLLIIIMIGLWALGVGDGDFSRVTTFDTGDRSALGAVVAGTALAFFAMVGFEDSVNMAEECKEPSRIFPKVLLTGLVITGCIYVFVSITAIALVPVSELGEGDTPLLKVVQAGAPGFPIGIFAFITMFAVANTALINMLMASRLLYGMSREGVLPPPLGRVHSTRRTPYVAIVFTTLLAFGLITFVGEVPELGGTTALLLLGVFTIVNITVLVLRKQPVEHQHFRVPTILPIVGALTCGFLVTPFADRPAVQYQIAGILLGIGVVLWAGTVVVNKRMGKGGPEIDPEKLAEHE from the coding sequence ATGGGATCGACAGCGGACGCCACGAATTCGAACGCACCCGGTTCGAATTCGCCCGAACAACCGAGCCTCAAGCGGGTCATGGGCCCGGGGCTGCTCCTGTTGTTCATCGTCGGCGACATCCTCGGCACCGGCATCTACGCCCTCACCGGCAAGGTGGCCAACCAGGTCGGGGGCGCGGTGTGGCTGCCGTTCCTGGTGGCGTTCCTCGTCGCGATCATCACCGCCTTCAGTTACCTGGAGTTGGTCACGAAGTACCCGAAGGCCGCGGGCGCCGCGCTGTACACGCACAAGGCGTTCGGGGTGCACTTCCTCACCTACATGGTCGCGTTCGCCGTGATGTGCTCGGGAATCACATCCGCGTCGACGGCGTCGCGGGCGTTCGCAGCGAACTTCGTCGAGGCGTTCCACCTCGACTTCTCCACCGGGATCGGCATCACCCTGCTCGGTCTCGGGTTCATGACGCTCGTGGGTCTCGTCAACTTCCGCGGGGTCAGCGAGAGCGTCAAGACGAACGTCGTGCTCACCTGCGTCGAACTGTCCGGCCTCCTCATCATCATCATGATCGGGCTGTGGGCCCTCGGCGTCGGCGACGGCGACTTCTCCCGGGTCACCACGTTCGACACCGGCGACCGATCCGCGCTCGGCGCGGTCGTCGCGGGAACCGCCCTCGCGTTCTTCGCGATGGTCGGGTTCGAGGACTCGGTCAACATGGCCGAGGAATGCAAGGAACCGAGCCGCATCTTCCCGAAGGTCCTGCTGACCGGTCTCGTCATCACGGGCTGCATCTACGTGTTCGTGTCGATCACCGCGATCGCGCTGGTACCGGTGAGCGAACTCGGCGAGGGCGACACTCCGCTGCTGAAGGTCGTTCAGGCCGGGGCGCCCGGCTTCCCGATCGGCATCTTCGCGTTCATCACCATGTTCGCCGTCGCCAACACGGCGCTGATCAACATGCTGATGGCGAGCCGGCTGCTGTACGGCATGAGCCGGGAGGGCGTCCTGCCGCCCCCGCTCGGCCGCGTGCACTCCACCAGGCGCACCCCGTACGTGGCGATCGTCTTCACGACGCTCCTCGCGTTCGGCCTCATCACCTTCGTCGGTGAGGTCCCCGAACTGGGCGGCACCACGGCGCTGCTGCTGCTGGGCGTGTTCACCATCGTCAACATCACCGTGCTCGTCCTGCGCAAGCAACCGGTGGAGCACCAGCATTTCCGGGTGCCGACCATCCTGCCGATCGTCGGCGCCCTCACGTGCGGCTTCCTCGTCACTCCCTTCGCCGACCGGCCCGCCGTGCAGTACCAGATCGCGGGCATCCTTCTCGGAATCGGTGTCGTTCTGTGGGCCGGGACCGTCGTCGTGAACAAGCGGATGGGCAAGGGCGGGCCCGAGATCGACCCCGAGAAACTCGCCGAGCACGAGTGA
- a CDS encoding helix-turn-helix transcriptional regulator encodes MVARAPSLLRPRDGDALRGELRSIAAHGVAPVLFAGEVQGDTLHLSEFVGTRTNNLKGLAIPPRSGLGGRVVAQRTPAAVNDYGRASTITHHFDRPVLSEGLRSILAVPVMVRGSSRAVLYAAIRDCAPIGDRTADIVVAASRRLGTEIAIRDEVDRRLEMMATLEGNGAGGATTEELRDIHAELRSVAQTVTDTSLQARLRGLSQRLAGILRPDAVADEDPGVRLTPREIDVLSHVALGCTNGEAAQRLSVGPETVKSYLRSAMSKLDARSRHEAVVTARRLGLLP; translated from the coding sequence TTGGTTGCTCGTGCACCGTCGCTGCTGCGCCCTCGGGACGGGGACGCACTGCGTGGTGAGCTGCGCAGCATCGCAGCTCACGGCGTCGCGCCGGTCCTGTTCGCCGGCGAGGTGCAGGGCGACACCCTCCACCTCAGCGAGTTCGTCGGCACCCGAACGAACAACCTCAAGGGGCTCGCCATCCCTCCGCGTTCCGGACTGGGCGGTCGCGTCGTCGCCCAGCGCACACCCGCGGCGGTCAACGACTACGGCAGAGCCTCGACCATCACGCACCACTTCGACCGGCCCGTCCTCAGCGAGGGGCTGCGGTCCATCCTGGCGGTGCCCGTCATGGTGCGGGGCAGCTCGCGCGCGGTGCTGTACGCCGCCATCCGCGATTGCGCGCCGATCGGCGACCGCACCGCGGACATCGTCGTCGCGGCGTCGCGACGCCTCGGTACCGAGATCGCCATCCGGGACGAGGTCGATCGCCGCCTGGAGATGATGGCGACGCTCGAGGGCAACGGCGCAGGCGGTGCCACCACCGAGGAACTCCGTGACATCCACGCGGAGTTGCGGAGTGTCGCGCAGACCGTCACCGACACCTCGCTGCAGGCCCGCCTCCGCGGGCTGTCCCAGCGCCTGGCCGGGATCCTGCGGCCGGACGCCGTCGCCGACGAGGACCCCGGCGTCCGCCTCACCCCGCGTGAGATCGACGTCCTGTCCCACGTGGCGCTGGGATGCACCAACGGGGAAGCGGCACAGCGACTCTCCGTCGGGCCCGAGACGGTGAAGAGCTACCTGCGCAGCGCCATGAGCAAGCTCGACGCCCGGTCGCGGCACGAGGCGGTGGTCACCGCCCGCAGGCTCGGGCTGCTCCCCTAG